In Borreliella spielmanii, the genomic window TTCTTTTTCTTGATTTTCAATCACTTCTTAACTCCTTTTCTCAAAATGAGAATAATTTTTCTTTTAAAAAAGCTCGCTCCTCGTTATTAAAACAGCTGTTTTGTATAAGCTCGTTATACTTGCTATAAAGCTCAATTAGTTTTATATCTCTTTCTACCTTTTGATCTTCACTTAACATAACTAGCGAATTAAACCTCATATCAAGACCAAAATACTTACCAAGCTTTAAGTTACAAGAATTCTCAACTTGTTCTTGCACGCCTTTTAGAAAATCATAATAATTGCTCCTATCACCTTTACCATCATTTCCAAGTCCTTTAGCCTGTTCATTAAAACTTCTAGTTAAAGGCTCTTTGGTATCAGCACCAATTTTTGCTTTTATTAATGCTAAAGCCTCTTTTAAATAACTAAGATCGTACTTAATAACCTCTAAGCTGGCACTAGGAGTCGCTGTATAAAACATTCCCTCATTATTTAAGTTATTTTTAAGCCTCGCTAGCTCATGTGCCAATGAGTCATTAAGACTTCTTAAATTAGAA contains:
- a CDS encoding anti-CBASS protein Acb1 family protein, with protein sequence LDLEEPVNKELPIGFKYLDYESVRDLGVDFDHITYKVKSNNKGNSFDSVKIHKNRLIIYENFDYILKRYVPCYTESFLLDIYLFEKIYVEIEKRIENHNFLFYKDESLVQLQDALSSATTSLSALTQSSSDKGGGILSSFLRKQNSNNHNKDISNLRSLNDSLAHELARLKNNLNNEGMFYTATPSASLEVIKYDLSYLKEALALIKAKIGADTKEPLTRSFNEQAKGLGNDGKGDRSNYYDFLKGVQEQVENSCNLKLGKYFGLDMRFNSLVMLSEDQKVERDIKLIELYSKYNELIQNSCFNNEERAFLKEKLFSF